GTCTTTATAAATTTATCAGCTCAAAATTATAACTAGCTCAATGCTAAATTTATACATTAGTAAATTACACTTATTTATGCGGAAAATTTATTACATATTATTACCTTATAGCACAGAGATGCCGCACAGGATAATCTCTATTTCTGGAAAGAGAGGCAAACAAGGCAAGTGGTATCCTGCGGTTGCTCCTGTGTAATGATACTAATCATTTTTACAGAGAATGTAGTGAAATGGAGTTTGAGGCTAGGTTGTCATCACTAACTTTGCTCGACTATGAGAAATGATAGTATGCGTTCTCCATTTTCATTTAAACCTAAATTCTTTGCCTATTTTAAAGCTAGTTGACGCACTCCCTAGTCAGCCCGGATATTCTCAAGGCAATTTTCTGACATTGCTGGGGAAAGTTTGGGTATGGATGATTTTGCAGGAGATGAAAGTCTGCAAATGTTTTTCCCAGGGAATAAACAGTTGTACTTGTTAGCTTTCCTGAGTCTCAAGTTGCCCTAGGAATTATGAGCTTTACTAATAATTGCGCTTTTTCATTGTATATGTGCAATGCTTGCGTTTTCGGGAGTCATAACCAAGGGTAAATTTTTGTCCTTGACTATTCCATACCGATTTAGGAGTAAACTTGATTATACAGTGAAATATGCTGTTAGAGAAGTAAGTTGATAGATAGATTTTGATCAGAGGAGGAAACAGACCGTATTGCAGGTTAAAAATCAGCGCCCACTTCTAAAATTTCTACACAAAATGTTGCATCTAACCTATCAGGCTTTTAGGGGCTATATACAAACTATCTATGACAATATAATTTATAGATATTAGCGAAATAGTCATTTTATAATTGCTATAATCTATTGTTCAATCTAAATTCTTCTTATCTATATATTAGGCGTAAATTTCTATGGGTTCTCCGATGAATCGTCTGTCTATATTTGTAGACGGAAATAATATGTTCTATGCTCAACAAAAAAATGGCTGGTTTTTTGATCCCAGGCGAGTCTTAGAATATTTTAAATACGAACAGTCAGATACGACTTTAATTAATGCTTTCTGGTACACTGGCTTAAAAGACCCTCAAGACCAGCGCGGTTTTCGAGATGCTCTAATTAGTTTAGGGTATACAGTTAGAACAAAAATTCTCAAAGAATATTATGATGATAATTCAGGACGCTATTCCCAAAAAGCTAATTTAGATATAGAAATTGTCGTTGATATGTTTAATACTGTAGACCAATATGATCGAGTAGTTCTATTTAGTGGTGATGGTGATTTTGAAAGAGCAATTGAACTATTACGGTCGAAAAATACTCATATTACAGTAGTGTCAACCGAAGGAATGATAGCGCGGGAATTGCGTAATGCCACGGATAGATATATTGATTTAAACGATATTAGAGATGTCATAGAAAAAAATGACCCCATGTAATTAAGC
The Calothrix sp. 336/3 DNA segment above includes these coding regions:
- a CDS encoding NYN domain-containing protein, translated to MGSPMNRLSIFVDGNNMFYAQQKNGWFFDPRRVLEYFKYEQSDTTLINAFWYTGLKDPQDQRGFRDALISLGYTVRTKILKEYYDDNSGRYSQKANLDIEIVVDMFNTVDQYDRVVLFSGDGDFERAIELLRSKNTHITVVSTEGMIARELRNATDRYIDLNDIRDVIEKNDPM